A region of the Mytilus edulis chromosome 11, xbMytEdul2.2, whole genome shotgun sequence genome:
aattgtatttgatgttaccttaaatcggatatatgaccaagatactttctaatatgtattgacaattgtatttgaagtcaacttgaaccaaccaaaccttaataataaaattgtaaaattttaagtgaatttaaccactctatggataatttattcagatgttaccttaaattgattatattttaagaataattgtatataatataacagcaaacctgtttttggtatatcgatcattttcaagcatttttctgtaaatttgacaattatttggataattgtatttgatgttaccttaaatcagtcatatGACAAcgatactttctaatatttattgcaattgtaattgaaatcaacttgaaccaacaaaacctcattataaaattgtaatatttcagtaaatttaaccactttatggataatttattcagatgttaccttaatttgattatattgttagaataattgtatataatataacagcaaacctgtttttggtatattgatcattttcaagcatttttctgtaaatttcacaattattaggataattgtatttgatgttaccttaaatctgtaaTATGAcaaagatactttctaatatgtattgacaattgtatttgaagtcaacttgaaccaaccaaaccttctttataaaattgaaatatttcagtaaatttaaccagtttatggaaaatttattcagatgttaccttaaattgatgatatttttagaataattgtatataatataacagcaaacctgtttttggtttattgatcattttcacgcattttttctgtaaatttgacaattattaggataattgtatttgatgttaccttaaatcggtcatatgaccaagatactttctaatatgtattgacaattgtatttgaagtcaacttgaaccaccctaacctttataataaaattgtaatttttaaccactttatggataatcTATTCAGATGTtcccttaaattgattatatttttagaataattgtatgtaatataacagcaaacctgtttatggtatatttatgattttcaagcatttttctgtaaatttgacaattattaggataattgtatttgatgttaccttaaatcggtaatatgaccaagatactttctaatatgtattttaatgcaacaacgtttgtaatgttcattttgattggataacgtcactttcttacatggcatcaattgacaattgatgccatgggacgtacgcgcaagcgcagacggcatataacagattttaaatacacgttttaacgttgttttctgtcagtttcattagaatggagataacaatattgtattttaagctccgacggcatcaattggggatttgatggtcgcaaatacccgtttactgtctccgctaacgcgtcgccagtaaacttaatttgcgaccatcaaatccccaattgatgccgtcggagcttaaaatacaatacagttatctcctaattgacaattatatttgaagtcaacttgaaccaaccaaaccttctttataaaattgaaatatttcagtaaatttaaccactttatggaaaatttattcagatgttaccttaaattaattatatttttagaataattgtatataatataacagcaaacctgtttttggtttaTGGATCATTTTCAagaatttttctgaaaatttgacaattattaggatagttgtatttgattttaccttaaatcggtcatatgaccaaaatactttctaatatgtattgacaattgtatttgaagtcaacttgaaccaccctaacctttataataaaattgtaaaaattttcagtaaatttaaccactttatggataatttattcagatgttccCTTAAatgattatattcttagaataattgtatgtaatataacagcaaacctgtttatggtatatttatgattttcaagcatttttctgtaaatttgacaattattaggataattgtatttgatgttacattaaatcggtcatatgtccaaaatactttctaatatttattgacaattgtatttgaagtcaacttgaaccaaccaaaccttcgttataaaattgtaataaatcagtaaatttaaccattttatggagaattcattcagatgttaccttaaattgattatatttttagaataattgtatataatataacagcaaacctgttttttggtatattgatcattttcaagcatttttctgtaaatttgacaattatttggataattgtatttgatattaccttaaatcggttataagaccaagatactttctaatatgtattgacaattgtatttgaagtcaacttgaaccaaccaaacctgaataataaaattgtaaaatttttaagtgaatttaaccactctataaataatttattcagatgttaccttaaattgattatattctaagaataattgtatataatatagcAGCAAAGCTGTTTTTGATATATAGAtcatttcaagcatttttctgtaaatttgacaattatttggataattgtatttgatgtaaccttaaatcggtcatatgacaaagatactttctaatatttattgcaattgtAATTGACATCAACTTGAAATAACCAAacctttttcaataaaattataaaatttttcagtaaatttaaccagtttatggaaaatttattcagatcttaccttaaattgattatattcttaaaataattgtatataataattaacagcaaacctgtttttggtatattcataatttcaagcatttttctgtaaatttgacaattatttgggttattgtatttgatgttaccttaaatcggtcatatgaccaagatactttctaatatgtattgacaattgaatctgaagtcaacttgaaccaacctaacctttattataaaattgtaaaatgtttcagtaaatttaacctcTTGATGGATAATTttttcagatgttaccttaaattgattatattcttagaataattgtatgtaagatagcagcaaacctgtttttggtatatagatcatttcaagcatttttctgtaaatttcacaattatttggatatttgtatttgatgttaccttaaatcagtcatatgaccaagatactttctaatatgttttgacaattgtatttgaagtcaacttgaaccaacctaacctttataatagaattgtaaaaattttcagtaaatttaaccacttgatggataatttattcagatgtttccttaaattgattatattcttagaataattgtatgtaatataacagcaaacctgtttatggtatatttatgattttcaagcatttttctgtaaatttgacaattattaggataattgtatttgatgttaccttaaatcggtaatatgaccaagatactttctaatatgtattgacaattgtatttgaagtcaacttgaaccaatctaacctttattataaaattgtaaaatttgtaagtaaatttaaccacttgatggataatttattcagatgttaccttaaattgattatattctaagaataattgtatgtaatataacagcaaacctgttttttggtatatcgatcattttcaagcatttttctttaaatttgacaattatttggataattgtatttgatgttaccttaaatcggtaatATGACCAAGAttctttctaatatgtattgacaattgtatttgaagtcaacttgaaccaaccaaaccttctgtataaaattgaaatatttcagtaaatttaacaactttatggaaaatttattcagatgttaccttaaattgattatatttttagaataattgtatataatataacagcaaacctgtttttttattattaatcattttcaagcatttttctgtaaatctgacaattatttggataattgtatttgatgttaccgtAAATTggtcatatgaccaagatactttctaatatgtattgacaattgtatttgaagtcaacttgaaccaaccaaaccttaataataaaattgtaaaaatttttcagtaaatttaaccagtttatggaaaatttattcagatgttaccttaatttgattatattcttagaataattgtatataatataacagcaaacctgtttttggtttattgatcattttcaagcatttttctgtaaatttgacaattatttggataattgtatttgatgttaccttaaatcggtcatatgaccaagatactttctaatatgtattgacaattgtatttgaagtcaacttgaaccaaccaaaccttaatattaaaattgtaaaattttaaagtgaatttaaccactctatggataatttattcagatgttaccttaaattgattatattcttagaataattgtatataatataacagcaaacctgtttttggtttattgatcattttcaagcattgttctgtaaatttgacaattatttggataattgtatttgatgttaccttaaatcggtcatatgacaaCGATGCTTTCTAATATTCattgacaattgtaattgaaatcaacttgaaccaacaaaacctcattataaaattgtaatatatcagtaaatttaaccactttatggataatattcagatgttaccttaatttgattatattgtaagaataattgtatgtaatataacagcaaacctgtttttggtatattgatcattttcacgcattttttctgtaaatttgacaattattacgataattgtatttgatgttaccttaaattggtcatatgaccaagatactttctaatatgtattgacaattgtatttgaagtcaacttgaaccaacctaacctttataataaaattgtaaaattcttcagtaaatttaaccactttatggataatttattcagatgttaccttaaattgattatattcttagaataattgtatgtaatataacaggacacctgtttttggtatattgatcattttcaggcatttttctgtaaatttcacaattattaggataattgtatttgatgttacctaaaatcggtcatatgaccaagatactttctaatatgtattgacaattgtatttgaagtcaacttgaaccaatcttacctttataataaaattgtaaaaattttcagtaaatttaaccactttattgataatttatagagatgttaccttaaattgattatattctaagaataattgtatgtaatataacagcaaacctgtttttgatatatcgatcattttcaagcatttttctgtaaatttgacaattatttggataattgtatttgatgttaccttaaatcggtcatatgacaacgatactttctaatattcattgacaattgtaattgaaatcaaCTTGAACCAACAAAACCTTATTATAAGATTGtaatatttcagtaaatttaaccactttatggataatttattcagatgttaccttaaattgattatatttttagaataattgtatgtaatataacagcaaacctatttttggtttattgatcattttcaagcatttttctgtaaatttgacaattatttggataattgtatttgatgttaccttaaattggtcatatgaccaagatactttctaatatgtattgacaattgtatttgaagtcaacttgaaccaaccaaaccttaataataaaattgtaaaaatttttaagtgaatttaaccactctatggataatttattcagatgttaccttaaattgattatattctaagaataattgtatgtaatataacagcaaaactgtttttggtatatcgatcattttcaagcatttttctgtaaatttgacaattaattggataattgtatttgatgttaccttaaatcggtcatatgacaacgatactttctaatattcattgacaattgtaattgaaatcaacttgaaccaacaaaacctcattataaaattgtaatatatcagtaaatttaaccactttatggataatattcagatgttaccttaatttgattatattgttagaataattgtatataatataacagaaaacctgtttttggtatattgatcattttcacgcattttttctgtaaatttgacaattattaggataattgtatttgatgttaccttaaaacggtcatatgaccaagatactttctaatatgtattgacaattgtatttgaagtcaacttgaaccaacctaacctttataataaaattgtaaaaatgttcagtaaatttaaccacttgatggataatttattcagatgttaccttaaattgattatattcttagaataattgtatgtaatataacaggacacctgtttttggtatattgatcattttcaagcatttttctgtaaatttcacaattattaggataattgtatttgatgttaccttaaatcggtcatatgaccaagatactttctaatatgtattgacaattgtatttgaagtcaactcgAACCAATCTTACCTTTatgataaaattgtaaaaattttcagtaaatttaaccactttattgataatttatagagatgttaccttaaattgattatattctaagaataattgtatgttatataacagcaaacctgtttttggtatatcgatcattttcaagcatttttctgtaaatttgacaattatttggataattgtatttgatgttaccttaaatcggtcatatgacaacgatactttctaatattcattgacaattgtaattgaaatcaacttgaaccaacaaaacctcattataaaattgtaatatttcagtaaatttaaccactttatggataatttattcagatgttaccttaaattgattatattctaagaataattgtatgtaatataacagcaaacctgtttttggtatatcgatcattttcaagcatttttctgtaaattatacaattatttggataaataattgtatttgatgttaccttaaatcggtcatatgaccaagatactttctaatatgtattgacaattgaatATGAgatcaacttgaaccaacctaacctttataataaaattgtaaattttgtcagtaaatttaaccacttgatggataatttattcagatgttacctttaattgattatattcttagaataattgtatgtaatataacagcaaacctgtttatgttatatttatgattttcaagcatttttctgtaaatttgacaattatttggataattgtacttgatgttaccttaaatcggtaatATGACCAAGAttctttctaatatgtattgacaattgtatttgaagtcaacttgaaccaaccaaaccttctgtataaaattgaaatatttcagtaaatttaacaactttatgagaaatttattcagatgttaccttaaattgattatatttttagaataattgtatataatataacagcaaacctgtttctggtttattgatcattttcaagcatttttctgtaaatctgacaattatttggattaattgtatttgatgttaccgtAAATTggtcatatgaccaagatactttctaatatgtattgacaattgtatttggagtcaacttgaaccaaccaaaccttaataataaaattctaaaaaattgtcagtaaatttaaccagtttatggaaaatttattcagatgttaccttaaattgattatattcttagaataattgtatataatataacagcaaacctgtttttggtttattgatcattttcaagcatttttctgtaaatttgacaattatttggataattgtatttgatgttaccttaaatcggtcatatgaccaagatactttctaatatgtattgacaattatatttgaagtcaacttgaaccaaccaaaccttgatattaaaattgtaaaatttttaagtgaatttaaccactctatggataatttattcagatgttaccttaaattgattatattctaagaataattgtatgtaatataacagcaaacctgtttttggtatatcgatcattttcaagcatatttctgtaaattatacaattatttggataattgtaattgatgttaccttaaatcggtcatatgacaaAGATACTTTCAAAATAGTTAttgcaattgtaattgaaatcaaCTTGAAATAACCAAAccctttttaataaaattgtaaaatttttgaGTAAATTTAACCAGTTTATggaaaatttattcagatgttaccttaaattgattatattcttagaataattgtatataatataacagcaaacctgtttttggtatattcaTAATTTCAagcatctttctgtaaatttgacaattatttgggttattgtatttgatgttaccttgaatcggtcatatgaccaagatacgttctaatatgtattgacaattgaatatgaagtcaacttgaaccaacctaacctttattataaaattgtaaaatttgacagtaaatttaaccactttatggataatttattcagatgttaccttaaattgattatattcttagaatatTTGTATGTAACATagcagcaaacctgtttttggtatatagatcatttcaagcatttttctgtaaatttgacaattatttggatatttgtatttgatgtaaccttaaatcagtcatatgaccaagatactttctaatatgttttgacaattgtatttgaagtcaacttgaaccaacctaacctttataatagaattgtaaaaatgttcagtaaatttaaccacttgatggataatttattcagatgtttccttaaattgattatattcttagaataattgtatgtaatataacagcaaacctgtttatgttatatttatgattttcaagcatttttctgtaaatttgacaattatttggataattgtacttgatgttaccttaaatcggtaatATGACCAAGAttctttctaatatgtattgacaattgtatttgaagtcaacttgaaccaaccaaaccttctgtataaaattgaaatatttcagtaaatttaacaactttatgagaaatttattcagatgttaccttaaattgattatatttttagaataattgtatataatataacagcaaacctgtttctggtttattgatcattttcaagcatttttctgtaaatctgacaattatttggattaattgtatttgatgttaccgtAAATTggtcatatgaccaagatactttctaatatgtattgacaattgtatttggagtcaacttgaaccaaccaaaccttaataataaaattctaaaaaattgtcagtaaatttaaccagtttatggaaaatttattcagatgttaccttaaattgattatattcttagaataattgtatataatataacagcaaacctgtttttggtttattgatcattttcaagcatttttctgtaaatttgacaattatttggataattgtatttgatgttaccttaaatcggtcatatgaccaagatactttctaatatgtattgacaattatatttgaagtcaacttgaaccaaccaaaccttgatattaaaattgtaaaatttttaagtgaatttaaccactctatggataatttattcagatgttaccttaaattgattatattctaagaataattgtatgtaatataacagcaaacctgtttttggtatatcgatcattttcaagcatatttctgtaaattatacaattatttggataattgtaattgatgttaccttaaatcggtcatatgacaaAGATACTTTCAAAATAGTTAttgcaattgtaattgaaatcaaCTTGAAATAACCAAAccctttttaataaaattgtaaaatttttgaGTAAATTTAACCAGTTTATggaaaatttattcagatgttaccttaaattgattatattcttagaataattgtatataatataacagcaaacctgtttttggtatattcaTAATTTCAagcatctttctgtaaatttgacaattatttgggttattgtatttgatgttaccttgaatcggtcatatgaccaagatacgttctaatatgtattgacaattgaatatgaagtcaacttgaaccaacctaacctttattataaaattgtaaaatttgacagtaaatttaaccactttatggataatttattcagatgttaccttaaattgattatattcttagaatatTTGTATGTAACATagcagcaaacctgtttttggtatatagatttctaatacaatacaataaattTTAAGATAACAACTTATAATTCATTTGCATATTTATACAGACTGGACCACCTTCACCAACTCCAGCAGTGTCACCAACCCTAGCACCAGCACTGTCACCAACTCCAGCAGTGTCACCAACCCCAGCAGAGTCACCAACTCCAGCAGTGTCACAAACTCCAGCAGAGTCACCAACTCCAGCAGAGTCACCAACTCCAGCAGTGTCACCAACTCCAGCAGTGTCACCAACTCCAGCAGAGTCACCAACTCCAGCACTGTCACCAACCCCAGCACTGTCACCAACTCCAGCACTGTCACCAACTCCAGCAGAGTCACCAACTCCAGCAGTGTCACCAACCCCAGCACTGTCACCAACTCCAGCAGTGTCACCAACCCCAGCAGTGTCACCAACTCCAGCAGTGTCACCAACCCCAGCAGTGTCACCAACTCCAGCAGTGTCACCAACTCCACCACTGTCACCAACTCCAGCAGAGTCACCAACTCCAGCAGAGTCACCAACTCCAGCAGTGTCACCAACCCCAGCACTGTCACCAACTCCAGCAGAGTCACCAACTCCAGCAGTGTCACCAACCCCAGCAGTGTCACCAACTCCAGCAGTGTCACCACCTCCAGCAGAGTCACCAACCCCAGCACTGTCACCAACTCCAGGTGCAGTTCAAGTAGTAGACTTTCAAGACATGCTAGTCATAGACAATCATCTAGATCTGATGCATATTTAGTCAATTCGTTTTTTGTTATCATAACCTCCATGTTCATGCATATATCAAAGTACCTTATACAGTTTACCCAATACTTGTGTATATCATTTGTTGCTAGCTTGTGCCAAAACATTCCAACTTTAACTTCATTTGAAGTTCAAGTAGAAATCTTCCAAGTTCCCCATACACCATTAAATTTGGCGTAAATGATCGCACCCCCAAAATGCCCTTACAAAACTGTAGATACATTTTTTTCACtactatttttattttccaatccCCATATTTCCGAGGAGTAGATGAAAATAACCGCCAATGCATCAAATGCATCAGTCTACCAACTTTTTTTTCGAGCTTAAGAGAAGTTTTTCCGTTGTAATTACATAGCAGACCAAGATAAACATATGACCTTTAATTTCAATAATGtcattacatttaaaaataaaatccttatgaaactttctctttgaaaaaattacaatcaTTGTTTTTGTCAGTGTATAGTTGTTAGAATGTTtgatgtaaatattatttttttagtgcTTGCTATTTGGGTCTTCTTTTTCTGCTATTTGAGTGTGTAGTAgtttaaatgtgttatttataaGGCATGAGTGTTTGTTGTGAAATGAAATGCAAGGTTTTTAGTGCTAACTGTAT
Encoded here:
- the LOC139493953 gene encoding uncharacterized protein, with product MPAKNRWESLQITGPPSPTPAVSPTLAPALSPTPAVSPTPAESPTPAVSQTPAESPTPAESPTPAVSPTPAVSPTPAESPTPALSPTPALSPTPALSPTPAESPTPAVSPTPALSPTPAVSPTPAVSPTPAVSPTPAVSPTPAVSPTPPLSPTPAESPTPAESPTPAVSPTPALSPTPAESPTPAVSPTPAVSPTPAVSPPPAESPTPALSPTPGAVQVVDFQDMLVIDNHLDLMHI